One window of Phycisphaeraceae bacterium genomic DNA carries:
- a CDS encoding DUF58 domain-containing protein: MLKIESPTRPKTIADLVSDDVMARIGGLDLASRKIFRGKLQGERRSKKRGESVEFADHRPYVVGDDLRHIDWNVYGRLDHLFMKLFLEDEDLSLHIVIDASLSSDCGEPSKLLFMQKAAMALGYVGLVNLNRVTATAIGGVQGGVISAIRDLRGRRRTQDLARWICTIEPTGILPFTESCKRIAMSRRGRGIMIVMSDFFIKEGYEDGLRMLAGHGYDVFALQVLSPQEVDPTGPNGIAGDLRLRDVEDEDFAEITVSAPLLKRYKATLDAYRDNLRTFCARREIMHMTTQSDMPIDTLLVDSLRRKGVLK; this comes from the coding sequence ATGCTCAAGATCGAATCTCCAACTCGCCCGAAGACTATTGCTGACCTTGTGTCTGACGATGTCATGGCGCGCATTGGCGGGCTCGATCTTGCCAGCCGGAAGATCTTCCGTGGAAAACTGCAGGGCGAACGTCGATCCAAAAAGCGTGGCGAGAGTGTCGAGTTTGCCGACCATCGGCCATACGTTGTCGGCGATGACCTGCGCCACATCGACTGGAACGTGTACGGGCGTCTCGATCATCTGTTCATGAAGCTGTTCCTTGAGGATGAGGACCTCTCGCTGCACATTGTGATCGACGCGAGTCTGTCGAGCGATTGCGGCGAGCCGAGCAAACTGCTGTTCATGCAGAAGGCAGCAATGGCGCTGGGATACGTTGGGCTCGTGAATCTGAATCGTGTGACCGCGACTGCGATTGGTGGCGTGCAGGGTGGAGTGATCAGCGCGATCCGCGATCTGCGCGGGCGCCGGCGCACACAGGATCTTGCGCGATGGATCTGCACGATCGAACCGACCGGCATTCTTCCATTTACTGAGTCGTGCAAACGCATCGCGATGTCTCGGCGTGGGCGCGGGATCATGATTGTGATGTCAGATTTCTTTATCAAGGAGGGATACGAGGACGGGCTGCGCATGCTCGCGGGGCACGGGTACGACGTGTTCGCGTTGCAGGTGCTCAGCCCGCAGGAGGTCGATCCGACCGGACCAAACGGAATCGCGGGCGATCTTCGCCTGCGCGATGTCGAGGATGAGGACTTTGCGGAGATCACGGTCTCTGCGCCGCTGCTCAAACGCTACAAGGCGACGCTCGACGCGTACCGCGACAATCTTCGCACATTCTGTGCACGTCGCGAGATCATGCACATGACGACGCAGTCGGACATGCCGATCGACACGCTGCTGGTCGACTCACTCCGCCGAAAGGGGGTGCTCAAGTGA
- a CDS encoding ABC transporter ATP-binding protein codes for MIEVKGLCKSFGSLDAVRDVSFSVGEGEIFGFIGPNGAGKSTTMKMLAGMLMPDAGSATVCGYSIHSQAHEIRKILGYMPDFLGVYDDLTVDEYLQFFASAYGIARKKRSSIIESVLELTDLSEKRHAMVDSLSRGMQQRLGVARVLVHEPKVLLLDEPASGLDPRARIEMRALMVELAKMGKSLVVSSHILTELGEMCTSVGIIERGEMIFAGSVSEALDRANTGEKMVIELQPSETVDPVSIAKALEASEVIYRASADGYRLTLEVARSLQDHHAVFDLVAQTGARIAKFVPGKVMLEDAFMTLTKGKVQ; via the coding sequence ATGATCGAGGTCAAAGGTCTCTGCAAATCATTCGGCAGTCTGGATGCTGTTCGTGATGTGTCGTTCTCGGTTGGAGAGGGTGAGATCTTCGGGTTCATCGGACCGAACGGCGCGGGGAAGTCCACAACGATGAAGATGCTTGCCGGGATGTTGATGCCTGATGCGGGCAGCGCAACGGTGTGCGGCTACTCCATTCATTCGCAGGCGCATGAGATACGCAAGATTCTTGGTTATATGCCCGATTTTCTCGGCGTGTATGACGATCTGACAGTCGATGAGTATCTGCAGTTCTTTGCAAGCGCGTATGGAATTGCGAGGAAGAAACGATCGTCGATTATTGAGAGTGTGCTCGAACTGACTGATCTTTCGGAAAAACGTCACGCGATGGTCGACAGCCTGTCGCGTGGTATGCAGCAGCGTCTTGGTGTTGCTCGCGTGCTTGTGCATGAGCCAAAGGTGCTGCTGCTCGATGAGCCTGCATCGGGTCTTGATCCTCGCGCACGTATCGAGATGCGTGCGCTGATGGTTGAGCTTGCGAAGATGGGCAAGTCGCTTGTGGTTTCATCGCATATTCTGACGGAGCTCGGCGAGATGTGTACGAGTGTCGGCATTATTGAACGGGGCGAGATGATCTTTGCCGGTTCAGTATCAGAAGCACTCGATCGTGCGAATACTGGTGAGAAGATGGTGATTGAGCTCCAGCCATCCGAGACTGTGGATCCGGTATCGATCGCGAAGGCTCTTGAGGCCAGCGAGGTGATCTATCGCGCATCAGCCGATGGGTATCGATTGACGCTTGAGGTTGCCCGATCGCTTCAGGATCATCATGCGGTGTTCGATCTGGTCGCACAGACAGGTGCCCGCATAGCAAAGTTTGTGCCCGGCAAGGTCATGCTTGAAGATGCGTTCATGACACTGACAAAGGGGAAGGTGCAGTGA
- a CDS encoding BatA domain-containing protein, which translates to MTWLSPLVAGIAAAIAIPTLLILYFLKLRRRDIEISSTFLWKKAIEDLQANAPFQRLRKNILLLLQLLALGALLVAAGQPTTRSSMLTRGRHVIVIDVSASMNARDGESVAQSRLDRAKQDALAVVDGLKEQQLLSVSPSDEAMVITFGTFAEVVQSWTSDKNALRSAINSIQARETPTRFHHALGLIEAQAPQRTFIDDNTGQKLDLPPGRVGTIHIFSDGRIADAAETIFGPEDDVRYYPVGEESATNLGIVAVRADREFSDPTKLVVYAGVQSTDTTTRIVDVELRIDGEPPIVMVKEVEIPGAVREDPANPSTALKPGRAGVEFKLQRPEEGIAHMTVRPSASENAANAKPDVLGVDNEAWVVIPRSSELIVALVTNDGFGIADLLNVLPLARVDVMTPAEFESALRTGRDRSYDVVVLDEWLPPEPENSDDCLPPGRYLVFGQPPPAPQGLEDRGVLTDHQTAIIDWDHNHPVLNSVDLDKLVIFDPHDVSLGEQNAARVLANSTVGPAIVEINGTECRAICVTFGVLASTWTLDPSWVVFVGSAINTLGRSDEVVAGRDVQPGQTYTDRLPQGASDIRVRTPHDDVETLTQAPDGSVAYGPVRSTGVFTVSWTGAGADNDSKIGDRFVRTFASNLSNPAESDVSVVMEPEFATAKIDTASADAAERQGPRHLWPWLVGLAVLIVMFEWWVYNRKVYL; encoded by the coding sequence GTGACCTGGCTGAGCCCACTTGTTGCTGGTATTGCTGCTGCGATCGCGATCCCGACGCTGCTGATTCTGTATTTTCTGAAGCTGCGCCGTCGTGATATTGAGATTTCGTCGACATTCCTATGGAAGAAAGCAATCGAAGATCTCCAGGCCAACGCGCCGTTCCAGCGTCTTCGCAAAAACATTCTTCTTTTGCTGCAACTGCTGGCACTCGGGGCTTTGCTTGTGGCTGCGGGGCAGCCGACAACACGCAGCTCCATGCTGACGCGCGGTCGTCATGTGATCGTGATCGATGTTTCAGCAAGCATGAACGCGCGTGATGGGGAGTCCGTCGCGCAATCGCGGTTGGACAGGGCGAAGCAGGACGCGCTCGCCGTTGTTGACGGGCTGAAAGAGCAGCAACTTCTTTCCGTTTCACCATCGGATGAAGCGATGGTGATCACGTTCGGGACATTTGCTGAAGTTGTGCAGTCGTGGACGAGCGACAAAAACGCACTGCGGAGCGCCATCAACTCAATCCAGGCTCGCGAAACGCCAACACGTTTTCATCACGCGCTGGGGTTGATCGAAGCGCAGGCGCCGCAGCGCACGTTTATTGATGACAACACCGGACAGAAGCTGGATCTGCCGCCGGGGCGTGTCGGCACGATCCATATCTTTTCTGACGGGCGGATCGCAGATGCGGCGGAAACGATCTTCGGTCCAGAGGATGACGTGCGCTACTACCCGGTGGGTGAGGAATCAGCGACGAATCTTGGGATTGTCGCGGTGCGGGCCGATCGGGAGTTCTCCGATCCGACGAAGCTGGTCGTGTATGCGGGTGTGCAGAGCACAGACACCACTACTCGCATTGTCGATGTCGAGCTTCGTATCGATGGAGAGCCACCGATCGTGATGGTGAAAGAGGTCGAGATCCCTGGCGCAGTGCGCGAGGATCCCGCAAATCCCAGCACGGCGCTCAAGCCCGGTCGCGCTGGTGTTGAGTTCAAGCTGCAGCGCCCGGAAGAGGGCATTGCGCACATGACGGTTCGGCCGAGCGCGTCAGAGAACGCTGCAAACGCGAAGCCCGATGTGCTCGGCGTTGACAACGAAGCGTGGGTGGTGATTCCGCGGTCGAGTGAACTGATTGTTGCGCTGGTCACTAACGACGGGTTTGGTATTGCCGATCTGTTGAACGTGTTACCGCTTGCTCGCGTCGATGTGATGACTCCAGCTGAGTTTGAGTCGGCACTGCGCACCGGGCGTGATCGTTCGTATGACGTTGTTGTGCTTGATGAATGGCTGCCTCCCGAGCCGGAGAACTCCGACGATTGCCTTCCTCCGGGGCGATATCTCGTGTTTGGACAGCCTCCACCCGCGCCACAGGGACTGGAGGATCGTGGCGTGCTGACAGATCATCAGACAGCCATTATCGATTGGGACCACAACCATCCGGTGCTGAACTCTGTGGATCTGGACAAGCTGGTTATCTTTGATCCACACGATGTGTCACTCGGTGAGCAGAATGCGGCTCGCGTGCTCGCAAACTCCACGGTTGGTCCAGCGATTGTTGAGATCAATGGAACTGAATGTCGCGCGATCTGTGTGACCTTCGGTGTGCTTGCATCCACATGGACGCTGGATCCGAGTTGGGTCGTTTTCGTTGGTTCAGCAATCAACACGCTCGGACGAAGCGACGAGGTTGTTGCTGGGCGTGACGTGCAACCTGGGCAGACATACACCGATCGGTTGCCACAGGGTGCATCAGATATTCGTGTGCGCACGCCGCACGACGATGTCGAAACGTTGACACAAGCACCAGATGGATCAGTTGCGTACGGACCTGTGCGATCAACTGGTGTGTTCACGGTGTCATGGACCGGAGCCGGCGCTGACAACGATTCGAAGATCGGAGATCGATTTGTGCGTACGTTTGCATCGAATCTCTCGAATCCAGCCGAGTCAGACGTTTCCGTGGTCATGGAGCCGGAGTTTGCCACCGCGAAGATCGACACCGCGAGTGCAGATGCTGCAGAGCGTCAGGGGCCGCGCCATCTCTGGCCGTGGCTGGTTGGGCTCGCGGTCTTGATCGTGATGTTCGAGTGGTGGGTCTACAACCGGAAGGTGTATCTGTGA
- the pilM gene encoding type IV pilus assembly protein PilM, protein MAAGASWGIEVGSGSIAAMKLQAKGDGLELADFVVIPHKRVLSTPDTDPTDVVKITLGMLANRVDLTGASVAMSIPGHSGFARFATLPPVDPKKVHQIVAFEAKQQIPFPLEEVEWDYQTFVSPESPDIEVGIFAVTKERLSEQLRIWAGAEITPDIITLSPLAAYNALAYDLSFGDKTPGTIIVDIGTTSTDLIVSEPGRAWVRTFPIGGHHFTQAIAETFNLSYVKAEKLKKEFETTKHAKHVMQAMKDVFHDLAQDIQRSIGYYQSLHAGADLQRLIGVGSTFRIPGLQRYLKQQLQMNVSRVEGFQRISVDSVRATEFADASLNLVTAYGLALQGIDEASLIANLMPATVLKSSMWKRKIPWFGVAAGLSLAATGAMFIRPMLDKVAVNNSPQPSIIAQVINSAQLNKSDASEVTTSKIDYSAKNMLTMVEPMPVYEHLANDLALMLEDADVKARQLGLTLPQGVNAFQLEKFTTTFHEQETESTFTQLGDEIPPQKAHIEVKIDLTTVAPDSVNLITRSIDAWLRNNRDRKDVPYIISWEGSVPWVNPGKGEGTLVLTEIEDLASEDFGRGGRRGRRTPNPANSGGIIIGEKLSEEQSKTKANESLQNLAPLAAINPGYTKETRRTAYVVQFVATLRVDDEEQL, encoded by the coding sequence ATGGCAGCTGGAGCAAGCTGGGGTATTGAGGTGGGCTCGGGCAGCATCGCTGCGATGAAGCTCCAAGCGAAAGGCGATGGTCTGGAGCTTGCCGACTTTGTTGTCATCCCGCACAAGCGGGTGCTCTCAACACCGGACACAGATCCGACAGATGTGGTGAAGATCACTCTTGGCATGCTGGCAAATCGAGTCGACCTGACCGGCGCCTCTGTCGCAATGTCGATTCCAGGACACTCTGGCTTTGCGAGGTTTGCGACCCTGCCGCCTGTTGATCCCAAGAAAGTCCACCAGATTGTTGCATTCGAAGCAAAGCAGCAGATTCCATTCCCACTTGAAGAAGTCGAGTGGGACTACCAGACGTTTGTCAGCCCGGAGTCTCCCGACATTGAAGTCGGTATCTTTGCTGTCACGAAAGAGAGGCTCTCTGAGCAGCTGCGTATATGGGCTGGTGCAGAGATTACCCCCGATATCATTACGCTGAGCCCGCTTGCAGCATATAACGCGCTTGCATATGACCTGTCCTTTGGCGATAAAACGCCTGGCACCATCATTGTTGACATCGGTACAACCTCGACCGATCTTATTGTCTCAGAGCCCGGCCGAGCATGGGTGCGCACTTTCCCGATCGGCGGGCACCACTTCACGCAGGCGATTGCTGAAACATTCAACCTTTCCTACGTGAAGGCTGAAAAACTTAAGAAAGAGTTTGAGACAACAAAGCACGCCAAGCACGTGATGCAGGCGATGAAGGATGTGTTCCACGATCTAGCGCAGGATATACAGCGCTCAATTGGTTACTACCAGTCGCTGCACGCGGGTGCGGATCTTCAGCGATTGATCGGTGTCGGCTCCACATTCCGGATTCCGGGCCTGCAACGGTATCTGAAGCAGCAACTGCAGATGAACGTGTCGCGTGTGGAAGGTTTCCAGCGGATATCAGTTGACAGTGTCCGTGCGACGGAGTTTGCCGATGCTTCGTTGAACCTTGTGACTGCGTACGGGCTTGCGCTACAGGGTATTGATGAGGCCTCGCTCATCGCGAACCTCATGCCAGCGACAGTGCTCAAGTCGTCGATGTGGAAGCGAAAGATTCCGTGGTTTGGTGTTGCTGCTGGGCTTTCACTTGCAGCAACAGGTGCGATGTTCATCCGCCCAATGCTCGACAAGGTTGCTGTGAACAACAGCCCACAGCCCTCGATTATCGCGCAAGTGATCAATAGTGCGCAGCTGAACAAGAGCGACGCATCTGAAGTGACAACGAGCAAGATCGATTATTCTGCCAAGAACATGCTGACCATGGTCGAGCCGATGCCTGTGTATGAGCATCTTGCGAACGATCTTGCGCTCATGCTTGAGGATGCTGATGTAAAGGCCAGACAGTTGGGGTTGACCCTTCCCCAAGGTGTCAACGCATTCCAGCTTGAGAAGTTTACAACGACATTCCACGAGCAGGAGACTGAATCCACATTTACCCAGTTGGGCGATGAAATCCCTCCTCAGAAAGCGCATATTGAGGTCAAGATTGATCTGACCACCGTCGCGCCAGATTCAGTAAATCTGATCACTCGTTCGATTGATGCGTGGCTTCGTAATAACCGTGATCGCAAGGACGTTCCCTACATCATCAGTTGGGAAGGAAGTGTGCCGTGGGTGAACCCTGGCAAGGGCGAAGGCACGTTGGTGCTGACCGAGATCGAAGACCTTGCATCTGAGGATTTTGGGCGTGGAGGCAGGCGTGGCAGACGCACACCCAATCCAGCAAACAGCGGTGGCATCATTATTGGCGAAAAACTGAGCGAAGAGCAGTCAAAGACAAAGGCGAACGAATCTCTTCAGAATCTCGCACCGCTCGCTGCAATCAATCCCGGATACACGAAGGAAACCCGTAGAACGGCGTATGTTGTTCAGTTTGTAGCAACATTACGCGTTGATGATGAGGAGCAACTGTGA
- a CDS encoding ABC transporter permease subunit produces MATDAHAVQAVVLRPRPSIAKRIANAVVLLRPERLFFGPVFQKEMRTLGRRKGTYILRAIYALLLFAILGIYFWGESDSMSERVDATALQDIALPASFIIAWTQFICLCLVSSMLTSHAIVGEKVGRTIPALATTPLTSSQIILNKLASRFIQLLVLVLIPVPVLLAMRVLGGVEADYIFGATMLALSSSALGLSLGMFFSVKGKDARRSAGRAVFVMLLIMFGPALIRIVLSPWLGPPARLRELYASSSPLTLGALTTYQLGEMPPGLTPADIKWIWIVNTTYMFGLSLLFALASTMTFRKLMQIESAGGVGMVVRSRFRVWNRRKRARSAVQISNTVVAASPVSGETSLLHVAHTPVVVGGSRVVGDAPVLWRELRRNSKKGSLSYIRPRTLFDQLVLAWSKFMPWCIGVFFAGALIEAFMFVIRPASVPGFWFLVWSFVLPAVFLWCVFRLRKEKEKRHILSLAHVLAWSVLFAMLAILAVFLKMNNWPMSWVVESPAPAFSIIVVVGFLVTVVGAATTSVGSIVAERESQTWEMLLTTPLRARDIIFGKVIGTVHQQAQTLLFVLLVIGFAVGVGSLHPVVILVAAMCMLGPVVYLAGTGALLATVFRRSTSASIANLFVGFATWLGPWILLGIVSILGVMDYKAQEAFAHLLQYSSPFVYPVVAVVQAGLGEHQYSLSGITWYQFDRFLVDVPGENTTLAPFTVFAVLCGGLHMVVGVFAAFLAARRLSMQTRRPM; encoded by the coding sequence GTGGCAACGGACGCACATGCTGTCCAGGCAGTTGTATTGCGCCCCAGACCTTCGATTGCGAAGCGCATTGCCAATGCTGTTGTGTTACTTCGGCCTGAGAGATTATTCTTCGGGCCTGTCTTCCAGAAGGAGATGCGCACACTCGGCAGGCGGAAGGGGACCTACATTCTTCGGGCGATCTATGCGCTTTTGCTGTTTGCAATACTCGGAATCTATTTCTGGGGTGAGTCAGACAGCATGTCCGAACGCGTTGATGCAACAGCGCTGCAGGACATCGCGCTTCCCGCAAGTTTTATTATTGCATGGACACAGTTCATCTGTCTGTGTCTTGTCAGCTCGATGCTGACATCTCACGCGATCGTTGGAGAGAAGGTCGGACGCACGATTCCTGCGCTTGCAACAACGCCGCTCACGTCGAGTCAGATCATCCTGAACAAGCTTGCTTCACGCTTCATCCAGTTGCTGGTGCTGGTGCTGATTCCAGTTCCAGTGCTTCTGGCAATGCGCGTGCTTGGTGGTGTTGAAGCCGATTACATCTTTGGTGCAACAATGCTTGCGCTCAGCTCTTCTGCGCTCGGGTTGTCGCTTGGGATGTTCTTTTCTGTCAAAGGAAAGGATGCCCGTCGCTCCGCGGGTCGTGCGGTCTTCGTGATGTTGCTGATCATGTTCGGACCTGCGCTGATTCGTATCGTTCTTTCACCGTGGTTGGGGCCGCCCGCTCGTTTGCGTGAGCTCTACGCCTCGTCATCTCCTTTAACGCTCGGCGCGCTGACCACATACCAACTTGGGGAGATGCCACCTGGATTGACTCCGGCAGACATCAAGTGGATATGGATCGTGAATACCACGTATATGTTCGGGCTTTCGCTCCTGTTCGCACTTGCCAGCACGATGACTTTTCGCAAGCTGATGCAGATTGAGTCTGCGGGTGGTGTCGGGATGGTTGTGCGCTCACGCTTCCGTGTGTGGAATCGTCGCAAGCGAGCAAGGTCAGCAGTTCAGATTTCCAACACTGTCGTTGCAGCAAGCCCAGTCTCAGGCGAAACCTCACTGTTGCACGTTGCACACACGCCCGTTGTTGTGGGGGGTAGTCGGGTGGTGGGGGATGCGCCGGTTCTGTGGCGCGAGTTGCGGAGAAACTCGAAAAAGGGGAGTTTGTCGTATATTCGACCGCGGACACTGTTTGACCAGCTTGTGCTTGCGTGGTCGAAGTTTATGCCGTGGTGTATAGGTGTTTTCTTTGCTGGTGCATTGATAGAAGCGTTCATGTTTGTGATTCGGCCTGCTTCTGTGCCCGGGTTCTGGTTTCTTGTCTGGTCGTTCGTTCTGCCCGCTGTTTTTCTGTGGTGTGTGTTCCGCCTGCGCAAGGAAAAGGAGAAACGACACATACTCTCGCTCGCGCACGTTCTTGCGTGGTCGGTGTTATTTGCGATGCTTGCTATCTTGGCTGTGTTTCTGAAGATGAACAACTGGCCGATGTCATGGGTTGTGGAAAGCCCCGCACCAGCATTTTCGATTATTGTTGTTGTCGGATTTTTGGTGACAGTAGTCGGTGCGGCAACAACATCGGTTGGATCAATCGTTGCAGAACGCGAATCGCAGACATGGGAGATGCTGCTGACAACGCCTTTGCGAGCGCGTGACATTATCTTTGGAAAGGTCATTGGTACGGTACATCAGCAGGCGCAGACGCTGCTCTTTGTACTTCTTGTGATCGGATTTGCAGTTGGTGTCGGATCGCTTCATCCAGTTGTCATACTCGTTGCAGCAATGTGCATGCTTGGACCTGTGGTGTATCTTGCAGGCACGGGAGCGTTGCTTGCAACCGTGTTCCGGCGCTCAACATCGGCGAGTATTGCCAATCTCTTTGTCGGATTTGCGACGTGGCTTGGACCGTGGATTCTTCTTGGAATCGTCTCGATTCTGGGTGTGATGGACTACAAAGCTCAAGAAGCCTTTGCGCATCTGCTTCAATACAGCAGCCCGTTTGTGTACCCTGTTGTTGCAGTTGTTCAGGCGGGGCTCGGTGAGCATCAATATTCGTTGAGCGGCATCACATGGTACCAGTTTGATCGATTTCTTGTTGATGTGCCTGGAGAGAACACAACACTTGCACCGTTTACGGTCTTTGCGGTCCTCTGTGGTGGGCTGCACATGGTTGTTGGCGTGTTTGCAGCTTTTCTTGCGGCACGTCGTCTGAGTATGCAGACACGAAGGCCGATGTAA
- a CDS encoding CoA transferase subunit B — MALTREEITKRAAKELEDGYVVNLGIGMPTLVANYIPDGMDVWLQSENGLLGIGPFPTDDKVESDLINAGKQTITARKGASFFSSSDSFAMIRGGHVDMCILGAMQVAENGDIANWMIPGKMVKGMGGAMDLVAGVRKVVVAMEHNTKNGGMKFVKECTLPLTGAGVVDMLITDLCVMEFDPNRQKFVLTELAPGVTAEEVREKSEAAFDVADNVRTVSV; from the coding sequence ATGGCACTGACACGCGAAGAGATCACCAAAAGAGCAGCGAAAGAGCTGGAGGATGGGTATGTTGTCAATCTCGGGATTGGCATGCCCACACTGGTTGCGAACTACATTCCGGATGGGATGGATGTTTGGCTTCAGTCTGAGAATGGGCTTCTTGGCATTGGTCCGTTTCCCACGGATGACAAGGTCGAATCGGATCTGATCAATGCAGGCAAGCAGACCATTACCGCTCGTAAAGGAGCGAGCTTTTTTTCGAGTTCAGATTCGTTTGCGATGATTCGTGGTGGTCATGTTGATATGTGTATTCTTGGCGCAATGCAGGTGGCTGAGAACGGCGATATCGCAAACTGGATGATTCCAGGCAAGATGGTCAAGGGGATGGGTGGCGCGATGGATCTTGTTGCTGGTGTGCGCAAGGTTGTTGTCGCGATGGAACATAACACCAAGAACGGCGGCATGAAGTTTGTCAAAGAGTGCACGCTCCCGTTGACCGGTGCTGGCGTGGTTGACATGCTTATTACAGACTTGTGCGTGATGGAGTTTGATCCGAACCGCCAGAAGTTTGTCCTGACCGAGCTTGCGCCCGGCGTCACCGCTGAGGAAGTGCGTGAGAAGTCTGAAGCTGCGTTTGATGTTGCTGACAATGTCAGGACAGTTTCGGTTTGA
- a CDS encoding ABC transporter ATP-binding protein has product MIETINLSKRYGDLVALDNLNLSINEGDCFGFIGPNGAGKTTTIKVLATLLKPSSGQAQVAGLTVGYQNRKIRPLIGYVPDFMGAYEDMVVTEYLEFFAAAYGIHGKHRKQVVNDVLTLTDLTYKATAEVNSLSRGMQQRLSVARVLLHDPKVLLMDEPASGLDPRARIEIRELLKELKRMGKTIIISSHILHELAELCNIVGIIERGKLLYAGSVRDALARARMGMIVHVQVNERSQDAAEVISKFPGVKKIQMQPSSNGSSAEPMLHVQFDEEGHADITALPNVLINAGFRIRSFTEENVNLETAFMRLTKGLVQ; this is encoded by the coding sequence ATGATCGAAACCATTAATCTGAGCAAACGCTACGGCGACCTTGTTGCGCTTGATAATCTCAATCTTTCGATCAATGAGGGCGATTGCTTCGGATTCATTGGGCCGAACGGCGCGGGAAAGACAACCACGATCAAGGTGCTCGCAACACTGCTCAAGCCATCATCCGGACAAGCACAGGTCGCCGGCCTGACAGTTGGATACCAGAACCGAAAGATCAGACCGCTCATCGGATACGTCCCTGATTTTATGGGCGCATATGAAGATATGGTGGTAACAGAGTACCTTGAGTTCTTTGCCGCAGCATATGGCATCCACGGAAAACATCGCAAGCAGGTCGTAAACGATGTGCTCACACTGACAGATCTGACGTACAAAGCGACCGCGGAAGTCAACAGTCTCTCACGAGGCATGCAACAGCGACTCAGTGTTGCCCGGGTGCTGCTGCACGACCCAAAGGTTTTGCTGATGGACGAACCGGCATCCGGCCTTGATCCGCGAGCACGCATCGAAATTCGCGAACTCCTGAAAGAGCTCAAGCGGATGGGGAAGACCATCATCATTTCCAGCCACATCCTCCACGAACTCGCGGAACTCTGCAACATTGTCGGCATCATTGAACGTGGCAAACTGCTGTATGCTGGTTCCGTTCGTGACGCGCTGGCACGAGCACGCATGGGCATGATTGTGCACGTGCAGGTCAATGAGCGGTCTCAGGATGCCGCAGAGGTGATTTCGAAGTTTCCCGGCGTCAAGAAGATCCAGATGCAGCCGTCGTCAAATGGATCCTCAGCGGAACCAATGCTGCACGTGCAGTTTGACGAGGAGGGGCACGCCGACATCACCGCGCTCCCGAATGTGCTGATAAATGCCGGGTTCCGTATCCGCTCATTCACCGAAGAAAATGTCAACCTTGAGACAGCCTTCATGCGTCTAACGAAGGGGCTCGTGCAATAA
- a CDS encoding MoxR family ATPase: protein MQTPDAVKAQCEAFRTTFHSLLDEIGKVVVGHRDVVEGVLACLFASGNVLLEGVPGLGKTLLVRTLAETLHLPFSRIQFTPDLMPADVIGTNIVSEDAETGRRSFEFQPGPIFAQVVLADEINRATPKTQSALLEAMQERAVTVGGVTRKLNKPFIVLATQNPIEQEGTYPLPEAQMDRFMYKINVGYSQLNDLMVILDRTTGAETPDVKQILDGPRILEMQDLVRNVIVAPHVKEYAARLVLATHPEGQHAAGGANGPTNKYIRCGGSPRAAQALILGSKVRALTEGRFHVAYKDISDIATSALRHRIILNFEAEADRVSTDDLVQEIVKLTPQQPVGVGA, encoded by the coding sequence ATGCAGACACCCGATGCAGTGAAGGCCCAGTGCGAGGCGTTCCGTACCACGTTCCACTCACTCCTTGACGAGATCGGCAAGGTCGTTGTAGGGCACCGCGATGTGGTCGAGGGTGTACTCGCGTGCTTGTTTGCGTCGGGCAATGTGCTGCTCGAAGGTGTGCCGGGTCTTGGAAAGACGCTGCTCGTGCGCACGCTCGCAGAGACGCTGCACCTGCCGTTCTCACGCATCCAGTTTACGCCCGACCTGATGCCAGCCGACGTGATTGGCACGAACATTGTTTCCGAGGATGCTGAAACGGGTCGGCGCTCGTTCGAGTTCCAGCCTGGTCCGATCTTTGCGCAGGTGGTGCTCGCCGACGAGATAAATCGCGCGACACCAAAGACCCAGTCGGCGCTGCTGGAAGCCATGCAGGAGCGTGCGGTCACCGTCGGTGGTGTCACAAGAAAGCTGAACAAGCCGTTCATTGTACTTGCAACGCAGAACCCCATCGAGCAGGAAGGCACGTACCCGCTGCCCGAAGCGCAGATGGACCGGTTCATGTACAAGATCAACGTCGGGTACTCGCAGCTCAACGATCTGATGGTGATTCTTGATCGCACAACCGGAGCAGAAACGCCGGATGTGAAGCAGATTCTTGATGGTCCCCGCATTCTTGAGATGCAGGATCTCGTGCGCAATGTGATCGTTGCGCCGCATGTGAAGGAGTACGCGGCGCGTCTTGTGCTCGCGACGCACCCCGAGGGCCAGCACGCTGCGGGCGGTGCGAACGGACCAACAAACAAGTACATCCGTTGCGGCGGGTCACCCCGCGCGGCGCAGGCGCTCATCCTTGGCAGCAAGGTGCGTGCGCTGACCGAGGGCAGGTTCCACGTCGCGTACAAAGACATTTCGGATATTGCGACCAGCGCGTTACGCCATCGCATCATTCTGAACTTTGAGGCCGAGGCGGATCGTGTGAGTACCGACGATCTGGTGCAGGAAATCGTGAAGCTGACACCGCAACAGCCGGTGGGAGTCGGAGCCTGA